From one Coregonus clupeaformis isolate EN_2021a unplaced genomic scaffold, ASM2061545v1 scaf0424, whole genome shotgun sequence genomic stretch:
- the LOC123484734 gene encoding protein LLP homolog, translating to MAKSLRSKWKRKMRAVKRAKNAPKELARLKQALAHGGTGEISMNDIQDIATVVPADKIKEKKVDADMEGEEVDDGKMDMDSKRSKTTQLDEHGQYPTWLSQRQAKKLKGKRMTKKSGGKANKKKKGIAW from the exons ATGGCCAAAAGTCTACGAAGTAAATGGAAGAGGAAGATGCGTGCAGTGAAGAGAGCGAAGAACGCCCCTAAGGAACTGGCTCGGCTAAAGCAAGCCTTGGCCCACGGTGGCACAGGAGAGATCTCCATGAATGACATTCAGGACATAGCTACAGTGGTGCCAGCTGACAAGATAAAGGAGAAGAAAGTGGAtgcagacatggagggagaggaagtcgatg ATGGAAAGATGGACATGGACAGCAAGCGCAGTAAGACGACCCAATTGGACGAGCACGGACAGTACCCAACGTGGCTGAGCCAACGACAGGCTAAGAAACTGAAAGGCAAACGCATGACGAAGAAATCCGGAGGAAAGGCCAACAAAAAAAAGAAGGGCATTGCCTGGTAG